The window TCTAAATAACCAATAATCTGAAAACAAAATATCTTTTCCTTGAGTATTTTGAGATTCTTAGGGTGTAAGTCAATGTGGTCCAACCCTTCTCTAGGAGCCTGCATTGGCAAGAACTTCGTGCATTGGGCTGCCCTTAGGGTTTCAAGCCAATGATCATGACATGAGTTCTATAAAAATTGACATGAGTTTTTGTGAGTGACTATGAGATGGTTCACTTTTCCCACTAGCCTACTGTACTTGTACTTGCATGACTTTGATGCTCCTCCTATCTTGGGACTTATCTAACAATAAAGATCCATGGGAGTGCCTACCATATTAGTCCTTAGCATGCCAACCTACTTGAGCATGTCTAATACATGCTTGCATATCTaatacaaatatttttatttttattcattcTAGTTTATTCCAATTATCTCACTAGTTTTATTATGAAGtgtcatatttatcttggtttaaTCATGTTATAATCACCTTTCCTTCCTTTTTTGGCATTTAACAGTGTGATCCTCTTTCCAATTGCAATCACCTTCTACATCACATGGTGGTTTATTCATTTCGTTGATGGATTTTTTTCTCCGATCTATGCTCAACTTGGGATAAACATATTTGGTATGGAAATtgttatttgttatatttttgGTCCATTATTTTAATGCTATAATGACATGTTTAATTGTTGTAGATTTGCTGTATTTTAAGCATTTTCCTCCCCATGTTAAGCATTGCTATGTTTTTTTCACCATTGTTCTTCTGTTACTTCTGCATAACTGTCTGTACTGCAATAATCAATTTCTCTTATTGCTTTGTTTCTGAGATTAAGACtggtttgtattttcttcttttgccTTTTACCGTTTTGTAATCAATTTTCTTTTAGATCTTCCATGTTAGTATATTATTTCTTCTTATTTTCCCTACTTTGGTTATCTAAGCCCAAACCAGTTTGGCTTGTGTCATGCTTCATATCTCTAGAAATTCACTGCTTCCTGTGGAAGAGTTATAACTGTGGTTCAACTTTAATTGCTCAAGCAAGATGTATGTTTTGGATATCTTGATGTTTAATCTTACTCTGCAAGACCTGGCATCTCCAGTGAATCATTGTCGTACCAACTTGAAAACCCATGTTCTAGAGTAACACATTTAGGGAGGGAGAGCTTTAAGTGATGCTTTGTGATATAATTTACTATCAAGATATTCtgttattcactttctttgacgAGACAAAATACATGTCAGCCCCTATGAAttgttatttctttttctttaccAAACTTCACTTGCCTTAAATGCATAAACGAATCCTGGTTTTTGACTTTGTCATCTGTCTtggttatgttttttattttatggTCGCTATCTTTGTTTTGTGTTTTTGTATTCTAGCAAACAAACATGATATTTTCGTCAGCCTCCAGATACGTAAACATCTACTTGACTGAGAGTGCCACATTTGCACAGATGTGTGCATAAAAAGCATGCATGCATCCTTGCAATTAAATATATTCTTGGTTGATCATTTTGAAGCTTATAAACCTTTTtcttattttgaaataaatatagGTGTCAAATACTTTAGCTGAAGCATACTTTATGTATTCTACTTGTCTATGGTTTTTGCGGAACAACATAGTTTGTCTTTCCAGGACTTGGCTTTGTGACTTCCGTAACATTCATCTTCTTGGTTGGAGTGTTCATGTCTTCATGGCTGGGAGCTTCTGTTCTTAGTCTTGGTGAATGGTTTATCAAGAGGATGCCATTTATTCGTCATATCTACAATGCCTCTAAGCAGATTAGTTCTGCTGTATCACCTGGTATATATTCTTGATCACTATTTTCAACCTAATAATTATGACTGATGTCCTCCCTATCTATAGATCAAAATAAGCAAGCTTTCAAGGAAGTTGTAATTATTAGACACCCAAGAGTTGGTGAATATGCTTTTGGATTCATCACCTCCACTGTTATCCTTCAGGTAGTTGTTAATTTTTTCCACTAATAATACATGATGATTCAAATTTTATACCAAGTTTTTTCTTCAGTACATTTTCCTGTTATGTGCTTAAATGTTTTGCCCCTGgcctatatatatgtatatattttcaCACACATACACACACCTGATCACATTTACCTTTCTTTTTTGGTTTTTTTGCAATTTGCATTATAGAATGTTTGTCTCACCAGGTTCATTGCTAAGTAATTCAATCTCTGTTCTATTGGTATCACCATATAAAGGTCTTATAAGTTTTGGCTGCACTTCGTGGATCTTTGACTGAAATATCATATGTAGTTGTATTATTATCTTtgtatgtcttttttttttttttttgctcttgtTGCATCAAATGTGTACAAATATTTTTTCTGTGGACAACTTTTGGTCTAACTATCTCTGTTAATACAATTTGTGTATTTGTGCAAATGAGTTCTTGTCGAGGACCTCATGTTTCCTTCTCATTTGATGTATCAATAGAGTTATTCTGGCGAAGAGGAACTCTGCTGCGTCTATGTACCAACCAACCATCTTTACATTGGCGACATTTTTTTAGTGAACACAATTGATGTCATTAGACCAAATCTTTCTGTTAGCGAAGGAATTGGTAGGCTTATTTGTTTTTCACTGTCAATCCACCTTGCACATACTCAAATATTATGCAATTATATGAATTCTCACGATGTGATTTTACGCCAATGTTCTTCAATGCAGAAATTGTTGTTTCGGGTGGCATGTCAATGCCTCAAATTCTCTCAACCTTGGGTCCGCATACAGCACATAAAAGAGCAAGATCCAGCATAATTTACACTTAGTTGTAGCAATACGTCTGAgttgatttcttttgtattcttgttttttttgttttttgaaaaaaaaaaaaaggtttttctTAACTTGTAGCTGTTTTGGCTATAAGCATACTTCTTttagtttcatttttttattgtAAATAGGTCATTGAAATTTGGTAGAATTCCGTATGCGTGCCGATTGACCTCAATTTCCAGTTTTGCCAATTTAGATTCACTAACATTGTAATTTATGACAGTCAACTATTTCATTTCTGGTACTTATGCATTGTAAAATTCTGTTTTACCAAACAATTTGTTCACCAATATGTTCTTTCAAGCTGTTGTCTTGCAAATTATTTTTTTGTTCGATCACATTAATTACTGATATAATTGAGCATTAGAATGTGTTGTGGTAGATTGTTTTGTATCATACAAAAAATTCACAGTCGTTAGTCTCGAAGGCCTTGCACATCCATAAACACGAGAAGGACGTGCCAACTtatacaaaatcaaaatcaaCAGCGAAAGAGCAGCCGGGCTGAAACCAATGATTCATACATCAATGACTACGTCGCACTTTCGGTCAATTGAAGAATCGACTTCGACAAAACACAAACAATAAGTATCTCTATTAAGGTAGAAACTGTTGGTAACCTTAAACACAAGTGAAAAGTAAAATCTGTCAGGGAGATCAGCGGGCCAAAGTGGACACCGATCAAAACCACATTTACTATGAAGATTATGATCACCGAATCCATCAGTTGCTACTTGCAATGCTTCGAATGTGAACCGAAGTGGAGTGCCAGGTGAAGATTGAAACTTGTGTTTCAGATTCAGGTTTGGGAGGAGCAGAACCTCTTGTTGTGATTATAACAGGCTCGGTGGGATCAGATACATGTTCTGAGGATACAGAAAAGGTTTAAGTTGGTATTGAGATGTTTGTGAAGAACGATTTTTATATATAAAGAAAATGCTGAGGTAAATATTATAATGAAGTATTTGTATTTATTTctgaaaattgattaaaaataataataataaactataAAAAAACTACACGCCCGGTGGGACTCGAACCCACAGTCGCCTGATTAGAAGTCAGACGCCTTATCCATTAGGCCACGGGCGCCCTTGCTTAAGTATTCGAAAGATAAAAGATATTaacatttataaataaaaataaccctTGTACGTTTTTCGAGCATAATTGTAGCTGATTGAATAAGTTAATACAGTGATCTGGGCTAAgttaatctctattttttttttctctcaagtATTTATTCAATAACCGTGTTATCAGTTTGTAAACATCAAGTTAGGATTCTAGTAACTTTTCCCTATGATTACAATATTATGTAAGTATAATTTGGTCCCTGGAAGACTAATTTACTCATGCTTCTTTCGTAACAATAACATGAAGAATTAACTAGATATCCAGGGTCAAATCATAGCTGCGGCACATTATAATAATTTTTCTCCTGTGGAACGACAACCctcaattataaaaaaaaacatgaaaggtTAGGGTTTAGTGTTATGATGTAGTGACAGGATGCTCATGCAAGTGAGGAAGCAAAATTCTCAATGAAGCAATGAAGCAAGCTTCCACAAGGAACAAAATTCTTCATAAAAAAAACGCCAAGAGAAATTCGTAGGGCAGTGAGGAACAACAGTGAGATTCATGGAGTGATTTGCACAACCACAGAGGAACATCGAACTATAGATGAGAAAAGGCAACACTGAAATCAACTAATGCCATGTGACAGTATCGAGAGTTTGGATGGATGTGCATTGATGCCTCAAAGTAACTACAAATGCTTCATTTCAGATACGACgaatattatttaatttcttcATCGAGGAATTTATGCTATACAGCATCGATCACACTATATCCAAATAAATTAGAGTTGTTCCTTCTGATCTATGATAAAAGCTGGACAGCTGCGATGGCAGGTATCTTTTCTCGCAGCTTCTGAGTTACCGCAACTCGAACAGTCATGACACCGGCAGCTTGGCCAGTCAGTCGAATCTTGGCAATGGGCTCCTCAATTTCAACAAGCTCAAGCTCTCCCCCACCAGCTCCAGTAAGGTATGGCCTGATCTCATCAAGTACCTAAGATCGAACCAAATTAACTAGTAATTACACTTCCAAGCTATTATCTTACAAGTTCACAGGTTGAATTAGGTATGTACCCCATTTGAGACAATGGCAATACTCAGTTTATATCATATATGATAGAAATAACCACCCAACAGATCAAAAGTGGCCATGAAAGTGATATTAACCGAAAAAAACTGAAAAGGTTAACTAAACTTAAACTATGAATGAAACTTCAGATCAGTAATGTATGATTCTAGGACTTCCCTAAAAAATCTCCATGACTTGTATAACAAGCTATCATAAAGAGTGGCATTGCTTTAACAAGTGTATATTTCATaaaaggcagcccggtgcacaaagctcctGCCAATGCGGGATCCGGGGAAGAGTCCCTAAGGAAAGTTAGCATGATAGTCCTAGCATCAATTATGTCTCTTCAATTGATTCATTCTCATGAAAACACACCTTAGCTCCTTGAGGTTCTAAAGATTGAGCACAGAACAAGATTGGAAAAGATaagatttggaaaaaaaaaaagtttgaaaaaaaaaacctaagttCCAAAACCCGAAATtcaataagttaaaaaaaaaaaagaaacaaagttAGCCGTCAAAAAGAAGGCAAATTTTTAATACATATCATCGGATCACTTGAATTTCAGAAGTCATAATATAATTTATGAGGTGATGCAAATAGCCAATTACCTTCTCGATATTTTCTTGGTTTAGTGGAAGCCCAGTCTCCTCATCAGCTATTGGTTCAACCGCAACAATTTCTGGAATCCTTTCCATTAAGCGGCGCTCAATTCCCATCTTCATTGTCATTACAGAACTTGGACAAGACCCACACGCACCTTGCAATGTTAGCCTTACAACATTTCCATCTATCTCATGAAGTGCTACATTCCCTCCATCAGCAATAAGATATGGCCGTACTTCATCCAATACTAACTCAACATTTTCAGCAGTTAGGGGCAACTCCACTAACTGATTCGGAGCAGCAACTGATTTAACCACTGTAGCAAAGGAAGCAaggatgttcatcagtttatcACAAAAATCAACTAAAACAGATAAATGAAAATAAGGGCATCCTTTGATTTAGCAAAATTATGATAAATGGGAGGGGCTTGGGATATCTTACATGGATTGACAATTTATTGTGTAGAATACCTTCTATGATAAATGGGTGGGGGCTTGGGATATCTTTGTAAAAGAGAAAGTTTTCTCATCACAATAATCCGCTTACATGTAGATATTTATATACATAAAGAGGGGAAAAGGATCATATAATTATGGCATGTCTATTAATCATTAATTACAATCAATCACAATTCCTATAATCAAGCTAATCTAAATCAATCATAATCCCTACAATTAAGGGAATCTTTAGAAGTActcaacactccccctcaagctagagcatatatatatatcaatcatATTCATCTTATCACAAAGTTCTGAGAATCGTTTTCCTCCTAATGCTTTAGTGAAGACATCGGCAACTTGGTTGGATAATGATGTGAATGGAGTGATAATTTTCTAGCTCATTACACATTCGCAAATAAAGTGATAATCAGCCTCAATACACTTAGTCCTCTTATGAAAAACTAGGTTATTTGCAATGTGAATAGTTGTTTGGTTATTAGAGTAAATTAGCAATGGTTCATTATAGGTGAATCTTAATTCTTCAAGCAGATTCTTCAACTATAATATCTCGGTTATAGTGTGTACTCAACTTTGGCAGTCAATCTAACAACAACAGTTTGTTTTTTACTTCGCCATGTTACTAGACTTCTCCCTACATAAGTGCAATACCCAAAAGTGAACCTTCTGTCGGTCTTAGATCCAACATAGTCGGCACAAGAATAAGCTTCAATATTTAGGTGTCCATTTCTCTTAAATGGAAATCCTTTTCCTAGAGATTTCTTAATGTACTTAAGAATCCTAATAGTGGCTTTGCTTCGCTCAAACACTTGAATTGATATCCATAGGCATATCAACAGGCTTCGTTCCAAACAATCTAGTTTCTTTAAGTAAATCTGTAGCATACTTCCATTGGTATAATGAAACTCAAAATTTGTTGTGAGCAATTTCAATTCCCAGGAAATACTTAAGGCATCCCATATCCCTCGTCACAAAGTGTTATTACAAATGTTTCTTAATTTCGTCTATCCCACATATATCATTGTCAGATattaggatgtcatcaacataaacaaTAATAATGATAATCTCATTCATACTCTATCGTATAAACAAAGAATGATATAATTTGCACAGTTTGAAGACAATAACACTGATTATAttactaaatttatcaaattaaCCGTTGGGGCTTTGTTTAAGACGATGAACTGAGGAGGTTG is drawn from Zingiber officinale cultivar Zhangliang chromosome 1B, Zo_v1.1, whole genome shotgun sequence and contains these coding sequences:
- the LOC122053124 gene encoding protein LIKE COV 1-like, coding for MDDEKSTMPMGNRERDRELLIIPVVDDEADDKASSSASPARLHHPHHSGREAFYKVIRSWASKKFMTGCVILFPIAITFYITWWFIHFVDGFFSPIYAQLGINIFGLGFVTSVTFIFLVGVFMSSWLGASVLSLGEWFIKRMPFIRHIYNASKQISSAVSPDQNKQAFKEVVIIRHPRVGEYAFGFITSTVILQSYSGEEELCCVYVPTNHLYIGDIFLVNTIDVIRPNLSVSEGIEIVVSGGMSMPQILSTLGPHTAHKRARSSIIYT
- the LOC122053130 gene encoding nifU-like protein 2, chloroplastic, whose product is MIRTLVLTNPSPCMEAACSSAAASFLPLCLRFSKELGLVRTGIPLRSSSCRSISRSRRTIVVKSVAAPNQLVELPLTAENVELVLDEVRPYLIADGGNVALHEIDGNVVRLTLQGACGSCPSSVMTMKMGIERRLMERIPEIVAVEPIADEETGLPLNQENIEKVLDEIRPYLTGAGGGELELVEIEEPIAKIRLTGQAAGVMTVRVAVTQKLREKIPAIAAVQLLS